The sequence below is a genomic window from Sphingobacterium sp. ML3W.
AGGATCGGCAGGTGCCACATAAAATTGAAAAAAAGCATGGCAGGGAGGTAAAGCCATATTTTCAATTTCTGCTACATTCCATGCAGAAACAATGATTCTCCTTGAGTCCGGAGTAGTTTTTAATTGCTTGATTATTTTCTCAATTTGATCAATATGGCCACCATTAGGTGTTGGCCAAGAACGCCACTGTGACCCGTAAACAGGACCTAAATTACCATTTTCATCAGCCCATTCATCCCAAATACTAACACCGTTATCTTTTAAATATTTGATATTTGTTTCACCTTTCAAAAACCAGATTAACTCATGTAATATAGATCTAAGGTGTAGCTTTTTTGTCGTGACAAGAGGAAATCCTTCTTTTAAATTGAAACGCATCTGATGTCCAAATACACTCTTAGTTCCTGTTCCTGTTCTGTCAGTTTTAGTCACCCCATTGGTATATACGTGTTGTAGTAAATCAAGATATTGTTTCATGTTACGGCTGCTTTTGTTGTGATTATTAAGTGGTTAAGTTTGTTTTCATTGCAATCATCTTAACCAACAGTATATTCATGTTTAAATTAATATACGAAGATAAGATATTTTCGAAGGATTTACGTCATCATTAAAAAAGTGAGCAGGTGTCAGAACACCATAAAGTTTTCTGTAATTAACAGTAAAATGGTGCAAAAAATATATGAATTCACTCGGGATATAAAAATATAGAGCATGCTTTTGACTGCACGGAATTTAGTGTGTTCTCTCTTGGTCCATCACTGCTTTTAGGATCATTAAAATCTCATAATTAGTGGAAAAGCGATTAAATCAGGATTAAGAATTTTCATTTGGTGCTTTTTGTTGTATTTTTGCAAAATCATTATGAGTAAAAAAGTAGCTTTCTATACCTTAGGATGTAAATTGAATTTTTCAGAAACATCCTCCATAGGTCGCGTCTTTCAAGACGCGGGTTATGAAACGACACCATTTAATAGTGCCGCAGATGTTTATGTTATTAATACATGTTCAGTAACCGATCATGCAGATAAGAAATGTCGTAAGGTGGTAAAGGA
It includes:
- a CDS encoding thymidylate synthase is translated as MKQYLDLLQHVYTNGVTKTDRTGTGTKSVFGHQMRFNLKEGFPLVTTKKLHLRSILHELIWFLKGETNIKYLKDNGVSIWDEWADENGNLGPVYGSQWRSWPTPNGGHIDQIEKIIKQLKTTPDSRRIIVSAWNVAEIENMALPPCHAFFQFYVAPADPENGILKPQLSCQLYQRSADIFLGVPFNIASYALLTMMVAQVCDMEAAEFIHTLGDAHIYSNHFEQTTLQLSREPKPLPQLKINPEIKDIFEFKFEDFELLNYESHPHIKAPVAV